One window from the genome of Nicotiana tomentosiformis chromosome 5, ASM39032v3, whole genome shotgun sequence encodes:
- the LOC104113273 gene encoding ABC transporter I family member 6, chloroplastic, which yields MAVFSPSCSSTSPLLSFKSSPSNSPLPNVSLFPSNRRSFSRIRSTLRLKAALSVESPSSSATNRGDDSSKILLEVKNLSAVIRESKQQILKGVDLTVRQGEVHAVMGKNGSGKSTFAKVLVGHPDYEITGGSVSFKGDNLLEMDPEERSLAGLFMSFQSPVAIPGVSNIDFLNMAYNAQRRKFGLAELGPIEFYGYIAPKLELVNMKIDFLNRNVNEGFSGGERKRNEILQLAVLGADLAILDEIDSGLDVDALRDVAKAVNGLLSPKNSVLMITHYLRLLEFIKPTYIHIMENGRIVKTGDISIAKVLEKEGYKAISGA from the exons ATGGCCGTTTTCAGTCCGAGCTGTTCCTCAACTTCCCCACTCCTCTCCTTCAAATCCTCGCCGTCAAATTCGCCGTTACCCAACGTCTCTTTGTTTCCTTCTAATCGCCGTAGTTTTTCCCGAATTCGGTCCACTCTCAGATTGAAAGCCGCTCTCAGTGTCGAGTCTCCGTCGTCTTCCGCCACCAACCGCGGGGATGACTCGTCGAAGATTTTGCTTGAAGTGAAGAACCTCTCTGCCGTCATAAGGGAGTCAAAGCAGCAAATTCTCAAAGGCGTTGACCTCACTGTTCGCCAAGGCGAG GTACATGCTGTAATGGGTAAGAATGGTTCTGGGAAGAGCACTTTTGCCAAG GTTCTTGTCGGGCATCCAGATTATGAAATTACGGGAGGCAGTGTGTCATTTAAAGGTGATAATCTACTTGAGATGGATCCTGAGGAAAGATCTCTTGCTGGTCTTTTTATGAGCTTCCAGTCCCCAGTTGCCATTCCTGGAGTTAGCAATATTGATTTTCTTAACATGGCATACAATGCTCAAAGGAGAAAATTTGGACTAGCAGAGTTGGGACCAATTGAG TTTTATGGGTACATTGCACCGAAGCTTGAACTTGTCAACATGAAGATAGACTTCTTGAATAGAAATGTAAATGAAGGATTCAGTGGTGGAGAAAGGAAGCGCAATGAGATTCTACAACTAGCG GTTCTTGGGGCCGACTTGGCAATATTGGATGAGATTGATTCTGGTTTAGATGTTGATGCACTTCGAGACGTAGCAAAGGCAGTAAATGGACTTCTGTCGCCAAAGAATTCGGTGTTGATGATTACTCATTACTTACGATTATTAGAATTTATCAAGCCAACCTATATTCATATCATG GAGAATGGGAGAATTGTGAAGACCGGAGACATATCAATAGCTAAAGTTCTGGAGAAAGAAGGCTACAAAGCAATTTCTGGCGCGTAG